CCTGTACAGGATctcgcagagttttttgtgattgttgtgtcggcttttaaaaaaaatttttttttttttaattcatgcaCTTTAtggagtttttctttttttgtctgcggaaaatctgagacaatttttgaaaaattgcgagctcctccgaatattgcggagtctGCTTGAttctgtgttcatttctgccatcacaaaaaaatcacgaaatcctggaaggactgaacAAGACTGACAACAAGCTatcaatgatttttattttaaaaaaaaaacaacaaccaagaaCTTACCAGCTTTGCAGACATCAATGATCTCGTAGCCTATGTTTTCTCCCTCACGATCACAATCAGTCCAGATGACCAGAGCTTGGCACTGTCTGACCTCTCTCTCCAAGGTCCTCTAAAAGACCAGCACACAGATGAAACAAACTGACATGTCTtccacaaattttttttaaataaattatgcatctttatgaggaaaaaaacaaactcccATACCTTAATTGGAACAAAGTTTTCAGGGCAATACTTTTCCACCTCAGCATCAAACAGCAAGACTGGATTACAGCTGTGCCTGTTACATACAGCAACACGACGTGTATGAGACTGTTTTATATTACAGTTACACTTCTTTGATCCCAACACAATATTTCACGTTAGGTTTCACATCCTGTTCGAATGGAGCAACGATAGTCATGTGAGCTTGCTTTCTGAACCTGACAGTAATATTCTTGTATAACACGCGTGCCTACGCTTTGCTTTTATAAACTGCTCGCCAACATTATTTTGCATATCCACCTTTCGAATCCTTTCAATTTTAATATTCAACCCACCTTTATTACGGACATCTCTGATCTTTAACTATATTTGCTAGAATTGCCAGAAGCCCTACTCTCCTCTGTGACAAACCTCTCGCATAAATTTAACGCAGAAGGAGTGCCTTTGTATTTTCTAGGAACCCGGATGTTTCCATCACCTGGTCATATGATCGTGCTTCGTTCGCTACATGGCGTCCAAGCCTCCAAAGGAGCACTTGATATAGCATTAAATAAGAGATGCTTATTTCAGGTTGGTGCAAAAGAAGGTTCCAGCAACAATCCGTAAACACAATTCATGATCACATGGTATACAAGAAGCAAGAAGGTTTACAATTCAGGAAGTGTTTGATATCTAGGGGAAGGTCACAGATACGGTCTCTACAAGATTACACACGCAAGCTGCAGCAGATctcccaggaaaaaaaaacaccaccacaccgACATGGCTGATCAATCCGGATGGAGATAAGTTCATAGTGGAGCGCATGCAAAATAGGAAAATTACCCCAGAACCAGATGTAAATTTAATCCCGTCCGAATAGGGCTTCACTCACCGAATTCTTGGTCTTCTTCTTGATAAGGTTAAGctttatgttttggattgttgatTCTAAATGAGGTTCATTTCAAACTTTTACACtgaaactgtacacacactttatttttatgCTCATTTAAGCTCTAATAAAACACACGGTTAGGACTCACCATTTCTGAAAAGGAGCTTTGAATTCGAGACCTAAAAGGTGTCCGGACACAGATGTCATGCACACTGTAACATTCtgttagaaaataaacacacacacacaccagattaGACTGTTTTTAACAACTGATTCCTGTACTTGCTGgttgaaaatgacagaaaacttACTTGTCCAAAAAGATGATATTCATACTCATAGATCTTGTTATACACGGAGTACCCTTCTCTCTGTTTATGtgggaaaagaaaacacacacagtgaccaTCTCATCAAACGCACCATGATTATGTGTCACTAAAGATCTGTGGGCTGATCCACACTCACTCTTCTAGATCTGCCATTAGACATGATCTCTGCGATGCCTTTGGCTGCATCGTTCTTTTCAGCGACGCAAAGCACCTTCTTAATCTGAGCTCTTCTCATCATACTAACGGATATCGAGCGACTAATAAGGCTCTGAGCTGCCAGCCGAGACAGTAACCTTCCCACAATGATCATCACTGTAATCCGCAGAGCTGCTGCGCGACCTGGCGTGTATTTACACCGGCCATGGCCAAGCGTCTGAGTCAACACAAGTGCACTTTGTTGTCAGTGTAGCaagtaagctagctagctagctaacaccacaatttcttttatttattttaaaacctgCTAAAATGAAATTTCCATAAAATAAGCGGCGACagattaaacacattaaactaATATGACAAAACTGTCAATAAAGGAGCTGAAGTATTTTTAGATATGGAACTGCtctcacagaaaaacaaacatgtacttTCCAAATTCGGCGCCTGTCACAAACTGTCGTAAAACTGCCGTAAAGGACTCGGTTACGCCGTTTTTCCCGGgagtttgtatatatatatatatatatatatatatatatatatatatatatatatatgaatatcaCTTCAAAAACAGCGAAACATGAATGGGAACGAATACTCTCTTTTGGTCATCTATAAAAGTGTAAAATGCTTGGCATTTATATCTAAACaatgtcattttgttttattttagtttaatcACGTACTGTACTTCCGGCTGGACGCAAAAATTCTGACGTAAGTGCGTACCGGGAAAATTCCACTCAGACGTGCTCTGTTTAGCAGATCTTCGCATAACAATAGACGTTATGTCTATGCATATAAAACCAGACAATTTTTTGGCATGGATGTGACATGTAAATTGTGTACGCTAGCTGGCTAAGCTAATAaggtataaattattatttcaaaaattAGCACGACAATAATCATAAACACAATGACACGTCAAAAACAAAACGCACAAGCATAAACACACGACTGATTCAATATTTAATCAAACTAATTTACTAATGAAATGTCAATAAAGTCGCTGAAATATCTTCAgctaaaacagaaaaacaaatcaagaaCTTTCCAAATTCGGCGCCTGTCCCGAACTGTCGTAAAACTGCCGTAATTCATCGAATATAATTCATCGACAATTCATCAAATATATCACTTCAAAAAGAGCGAAACACAAACGAATACTCTGTTTTAGCCATCTATACAAGTGTAAACATCAgtgtcatttatatttaaacaatacattttaatttaatcacaGACTTCCGGGTGGACGAACAGCTTATGACGTCGTACGTACCGGAAAATGTACACACGTTTTCCAATTTGCTGATCTACACATCAAACCCAGAGAATTTTGGGCAAGGATATGACATGTGAATCATGTAACCTGTCCTGATTTACACGTACgcccattattattttttcctatGGCTGCTGATACAGGCAGGATGTGCTATGGATATGTGCTATGGGTGAAGTGAACCTTGCGACGGTTTGGTAAATATGTTAGGTGTGCTGTGTCAGATTGTGATCCGGGTGTTGTAGTTGTGCTGTAAGGATGATTTCGTGTCTAATTGCTGGTTCTCTGTTATGGTTAGGCCCAGGGATGGAAAGCAAAGTGCCAGCAGATCTAGTGTCTTAGTGTCTAGATGCGCCTCTGGCTCTGGTGTAGGAGGAGATTTCTTCTAATGTCGCTTCTAACATTCCGAGAACATGATCGGATCCCCAGATGTGGTGGCATTTACCAAAGATGATGATTTTGGAGATGCATACACAGACCCGTACTTGGTCCCAGAGGAGTTTTCTGTGCCTTTGTTTCCTCATGTAAATGCCAACCCATGGTTAAAAACCTCCTATGCAAAATTCTCCAAGGATTTCATCCTTATCTCAGAGTTTTCTGAGCAGGTTGGACCACAGCCATTACTCACAATTCCAGATGATCCCAAAGTGTGTGGGACGTTTGACCTCAATTACTTCTCTCTGCGCATCATGTCTGTGGACTACCAGGCTTCGTTTGTGGGCCATCCTCCAGGCACAAGCTACCCCAAGCTCAATTTCGTGGAGGACTCGAAAGTTGTCCTTGGTGACTCCAAGGAAGGGGCATTTGCCTACGTGCATCACTTGACCCTCTACGATCTGGAGGCGCGTGGCTTCGTGAGGCCTTTTTGCATGGCTTACATTTCAGCAGACGAGAGAAAGATCATGCAGCAGTTTCGGCTGCTCTCATCTGGCTTTTCCAGGGCTTCCGAATGCTTAAAATCAGGGAATAGAAAGGCCTTTGCGAATGAATTGGAAAACAAACTAAGCGACCTGGAATATACAAGGTCCGTCCTGCACAAAGAGACCGAGCTGCAGAAAACAAACAGCGGCTGTTATTCCACACAGGTTATCGAGAAGGCTAACGAACTGGCAAACGTGGAAAAGTCTATCTATGAACATAAAGATTTGCTGAGGCAGATCACATCATATCCTAACAGTAGAAGGAGAGATCCTGATCAGGTACAGTCTGAGCCAGAAAAGAATAGTACGGTTGACCACACACTGTCTTCTAATCATTCCGGAAATGGGGAGAAACCTGTGGGAACAGATAGCGGTACTCAGCACCCATCTTACATACCCCAGCTTATTAAAGCTAAATCTGCTAAATGTTTTGATAAACGCTTAAAAACCCTGGAAGAACTCTGTGAATCAGACTTTTACCTTCAGACCATGGACCAACTGAACGCGATTGAAAAGACATTCAGAGGCGATCTTTGCTTTCTTTACACCAGCCAGGTTGACCGGGCTCTCTTGAGTAAGCAGAAGATCACCAGTTTTCTTTTTGAGTCGGAACGTGACGATGAAGAAGAGGGCAGCTCCGGGAATTTTTATGACCCGAACCATACCACACGTCACACACATGTTCCATCCAACTGCTTGGGTGAGCCATTGAGCCTCGAGTCCTACACCACTTACATTGAGAGAAGTCCGAACAAACTGGTACTCGAAACCATGGAAGTACCTCCAGAGTCAAGTACCTCAGACGCTACGCAGGAAACCTCCGAAGACGCTAATGACGCTGAAATGAAAGGGAGTTTCAGCAGTGACCGGAGCATTGAGGCATTTGTGAACCTTAGTCCGGGAAATCCTGATGGTTTTTCAAGGAGGAACACCAGTGTGGCTTGTACTGTAACATCATTCGAGGAACAAGGAAATGTTCTGTCTGTCGCTGCTCTTGGAAAGACGTCACCCTCGCTAGAACGGGAATCGGACCTGAATCACGATGAAGTGTTTGAAACTGGACATCTAGTTCAAATGGACACAGCGTGTTGTATGGGACAGGATGGTTTTATTTACGAGGAGACTGAACCAGTACAGGAATGTCATGAGGACACAGTAGTCAAGCGCGAGCCTCTGTCCCTGCTTCAGAGGGACCCTGGTCTGCAAGTGGACTACGTCTTAGGAGAGGCAACTCTGACTGTACCGAGTTGCCGCATGGGGTTGGTGCTTCCTGAACTCAGCCCCAGCTCTCTGTCTGAGGAGATGGTCAAAATGAACGTGGAAGATGTTTCTGACAATTCCAGTTACACGAGCACCTCCACAAGCTCGGACAGAGCAGCCTCGCCTTTTACTTACGGCAGTCCCGTCACgctgaagcagaagaagaaggcaGGGCACAGTGCGCTGCGCTTCATCAGGCAGTACCCTTTTGCTCAGCAAGCCATCTTCTGCCTTCTGAGTGGGAGAACACTTGTGGTTCTGGGAGCTGATGAAGGCACTGTAAGGAAGCTGGTGAACGCCTTGCTGATTTTCGTGCCCAACCTTGGCAAGTACGGCGAAACCGTGCAGCCCTGGCTTTCCACATCGTTTCAGCTGAGTGACCTTCAGAGATGGAAACTCATTGGTTTGCAGAGGTATGATGTCATCAGCTGTACTATTTCAGTTAATGTTGAAATTTCTGCTAcaaaattcaattttattcaattattaCTGATGTTATGGTGgcagtagctcagtggttaagtcGTTGGACGAaaacttctgatcagaaggtcgtgagttcaaatctcagcaccactaagctgccactgttgggcccttgagcaaggcccctaactctcaactgctcagatgtataaatgagaaaaatataagggcgtctgccaaatgccataaacgtaaatgttaacattgttttgactttattttcatattattatatttgatgataaattatacaaaatataataaattaatataaatctggCACTAACATATATTTAGACATTTTATCCAATATTTTTGGAAgatgtattaaattaaatgaatatttgttcagttcttcttcttcttcttcttcttcttcttcttcttcttcttcttcttattattatttaattcatcATCAAATTATCAGCCTTGAGGTGACCACTTTGTATTTATGAGGCATTCTCAAGTAATTGTATCCGATAACAGTGTTTTTTACATGATCGAGCAGCATCATGGATTGAATGACGACTGTCTTGTGATGGttcaagaccaaaaaaaaaacgtttgttatttttaatgtcACAATTTTTAGAACTGATAACCAGTGCACTAGGAAAATTGTAGGgctatattttaaaaacctagAAAAATGACATCTTGGCAAGTGAAaattagggatgggcgatacaGACTTAAAACAACATCACGATATTTTATGGAATTTTTTGCGGTAAGGATGTAAATGACGATATGAAAATAGTAACTCTCAACATTCACTGTCTTTTTGGCCACATCAGCATACAGTTTTGAGAGCCGTGCAAACACGAACACTGATCCCAATAAAGTCAGACTTAATCCATCATcaaatactaaactataccGATTaagtaggttaaaaaaaaagcccttcTGAATTAAAGgagtttgatgtttgatgttgcTTGTTAGCTCTTTTTCCTCGTTCTGACTTTCCTCATATTCTGGTCAGTGATTTTGTTTGAGGTGGTGCAACAAATTTCCACCCTTTGTTGTTCCGGGTTTTTGACGCACTTTACAAATCAGACGTTTCGTTCATGTCTGATCTTCTGTATCCGAACCACTTTCATATTACAAAGGACGCTCCTTTTTTTGGGGATTGATTCTTCTTCCTCGTCTATGGTTGGATCTCTGCCTTGCGTCATGCTTGTTCTCGTTCTACGTGTGAGATGCCCACGATGTGGCACGTAAACACGTCATCAACTGTATCGTCAATAGCACGGGATGACAAATTCTTATCACGGGGAGGAATTTTACCGGTATATCATGGCTGAAACGATATGGCACAAGCCAAGTGAAAATATGCTGAATATAATCAAGCGTCTTCtgtttcctattataagattacagtaaaccaaaaatatgattatttaaacatatttcaagacatttttactcattgCAAGCTTTaaattttcttattctattggcagatcattttgcttctttctagaaataaatgcttaatatGAGAAATTTGTCTGCCATTAGAACAAACttcaaatgagtaaaaatgtctcGAAATATGTTTAACAATCTAATATTGTATTTACTGATGTTTTAGAATATGATATACTACACAAATGAgactatatttaatatattttcacttgctaatgatgttttttttttttaaaaaaaaaaaaggaaaaattcaACAATTGGTAGATAAATAGTTTTTAACGTCCAATCAGCTACTTTATTTGCTGGGAGTAACAGGTTGGTCATTATTAAAAAGTACTGCTAATGCCAGGAGTACTCACAGAAACTTGTTCTGTGGCCCACCGTATCATAACATTGACGTTATATTGTCATGTTGTCCTTCCATATTCTGTCATTACCTTCTACAGATCCATACTTACTGTAATGTACACTATAACCAAGattttgtggacatctgaccatcacacccatatgtggtgcTTCCTCAAACCTTTTTCCACAAAGTTGTAAGCACAATATTGTATAGAAtttctttgtgtgctgtaacattacgatttcccttcactggaactaaaaggcccaaaaatgttccagcatgacagtgctcctGTTCACAAAGTAAgctcatgaagacatggtttcagaaggttggactggaagaactcgagagcCCTGGCCTCAACCCTACTAAACAcattttgggatgaactggaacaccgactgcaccccagacctcctcacctaacatcactaacgctcttgtagatgaatgaacacaaaatctagtggaaagccttcccagaagagtggaggttattataaccgCAAATGGCtggttcaacaagcacatatgggtgtgatggtctggtgttcACAAACCTTTAGCTATATAGTATATATCGGGCTATGCAAAATGActtcttatttaattttttttatttgtctttttttcccccaggggGGTTTCTCCAGCAGGTTCCAGCTTGCTCCATTCTCTGAGCCGCTACAGCCGATATATCGGCATCCTGGACTGTGACAACAAGACGCTTCGATGCCCAGCCTACAAAGGAACACTAATAGGTCACGTGGCAGACCACAGGACACAAATCAAACGAGGGAGCACCTACTATCTCCACGTGCAGACCATATTAACTCAGCTTACAGCTAAGGCCTTCCTTTATACTTTCTGCCATCACCTTCACCTGCCCATCAGCACAGACCAGGACGCCAATGCCGTGGTACTGCGCAGGACTAATTTCTTGTTGCAGCTCGGTTACACCGAGGAGGAGAGTAAAATAATCCGCTTCTTGAGTGAGCTCATCAAGCAACATTACCTTCAGGGGCCTTTAAAAGGGGCCAGCCAGTCTTACTTCAGTTTCAGTTATACCACCAGCTATTTGTACAAAATCTGAATATGAATGAGTACATGTACGATCTTTGAATAGGTTTCATATTCTGTGTTTCCCTTCCCTGGAACCTCTGCTAAAATCAGGAGAACAATAATTATTGAATGTATTTGATTTCAGTTAacacttctttttctttttcttttttcagtgtTGACGTTACAATCCAGTAAGTAGGTTGTGGATGGCTTGTTGTCATCATTGTAGTTTTGAATGTTTCTGATGTTGTCTAATGTCTAGCTTGAAAATGTAACAAAGTATTTCCGAGGTTTATAGGCCTTGATAAAGGTCttcattttttgtttagtttgaaGAGCCAGTCTGGATTGAAAGTGCAGTCGGCCCACAACTTGAACCGATGACCTGGTCAGCAATTATTAATAGGTGGTGGATTCTTGAAGTTTGCTATCCTCATCTATTTTAAACAGAATGTGAAAAATATAAGATGGCATTTTTGACACGATGgcatttatgttttatgttttttgccTTAAATGTGCTCTTTAACCTCATGAGCTAATTCTTCGCATTATTATTAGGACTGGGTgattatgacaaaaatatcataccacgatacttgaggacatttctacgatacacgacgcgtatcacgatatataatttagctaacaaactctctgcaaaacagtagtaaaataaatgcaaaaaatttaactcagtttgatgatacttttcTACTTTAATGCCTACAACGACCAagaagattgtttttttttaaaataacgtCAAATCAgcagcatccattcagtaccatttaatttgtaattattaaaaacgtaaaaaaatacatcaccataccaacgatatctcagaaaagtgtatcgtgtaATAATTTATCACtatatcgatattatattgatatattgcccagccctaatgATTACATGTTATTTCTATGAAAATCCAAGATGTGGTAAGAGCAGTAAATAATTAACCTGTCCATGACTTTCAGATGCTTgctctgtaaaataataaaaactgactAACGTTCGATTCCTCTcacccatttaaaaaatatgtctTTTGTGTTATATTCTTTATTCCATTGTATACTGTACTTTATAACTACTGTAAGGTTTTGCAAAGAGAAATAGACCAATCTGAACAAGAATTCTGGAACAGACAAAATTTAAGCAAGAAACTGTGATATATGTTTTAACCCTGCTATGTCCTCCAGTTAAAGAAAGTTCTGCATGGAAAAATGTTAAATAGTGGAGAAGTGATAGATGACATCTTGCATGTTTGGAAAATACACAGGTGAATTACATGGCAGCACCCATTTATAATCTTACACATTCAGGATTTCACTCAGTTTAATGACATACAATGATATAATGTTGTCTCAATGTTCTGTGCaaatagtgtgtgtgagcatgagTAACTTGATGGAGTGGCACTTTCTAATTTCGGTTGAGAATCACAATCATGGTGAGGACATTGAGGTGATGCCCCCACCCCCCACTGCTACGCTTACTGCTGCATGATGGAAGTtgaagtccaaaaaaaaaacattatctaATGGCCACCAGTTTTCAGTTgcattttgatatatatattgcttttcATTTGTAATCTGGCATCACTAGCCTCTGCGAAGATGAGTCTTCAAAATCCTGTATGTGACGTGATATGCATTCTGATGAATGTTAACAAGCCATACCGTACTGTACACATTGTATATTCAAGTTCCCAATggctgtgtttttttaaaaccactttccttttaTGTAAGCGTTGTCTGTCTAAAACAAACTTGGAATGAGTGTTGCTCACTAGAGTACAAAAAACGGTATTGTGATAATTGTCTGGGGTGCAGTAAgacattgtgtttttattgaaaatgatttgtgaatgtaatttaagtgattttggGCCTTATTCAAGTGCATTGAGTTGTTGCCCACTATGTTTTCTGCCTTAAAGGTTCATTAAAATATTACTAATTTGACCCTGTGAAGTCGTCTTCTTATATTCATCGTATACAGTGGATAGAAAACGTCTACACACACCCCTGTTCAAAtctcaggtttttgtgatgtaaaaaattaagCCAAGATAAATTGTGTCAGATCTTTCATTTAATATAGCAACACATaaattaaagtgacaagaaaaaggaaaaaaaaattacagtaacctggttgcacaagtgtATATACCCCAAAATACTTTGTaaaagcaccttttgcttgtaatacagcactgtGTTTTTGGGTCAGCATCTACCAACTTAGCACATCTTGATTAAACATTTCTattccacctttttttttttttgcaaaagtgctccagatctatcaaatACTGAAGGGATCTCCTTTGCACAGCCCTGTTCAAGTAATCCCACAGgtttttgataggatttagatcagggctctgactgggccatttcAAAACACTTGTTGACGTAGATTTGTCTTTTGGGTTGTTATCGTGCGGGAAGGTGAaa
The sequence above is drawn from the Ictalurus furcatus strain D&B chromosome 24, Billie_1.0, whole genome shotgun sequence genome and encodes:
- the smcr8a gene encoding guanine nucleotide exchange protein smcr8a isoform X2 translates to MIGSPDVVAFTKDDDFGDAYTDPYLVPEEFSVPLFPHVNANPWLKTSYAKFSKDFILISEFSEQVGPQPLLTIPDDPKVCGTFDLNYFSLRIMSVDYQASFVGHPPGTSYPKLNFVEDSKVVLGDSKEGAFAYVHHLTLYDLEARGFVRPFCMAYISADERKIMQQFRLLSSGFSRASECLKSGNRKAFANELENKLSDLEYTRSVLHKETELQKTNSGCYSTQVIEKANELANVEKSIYEHKDLLRQITSYPNSRRRDPDQVQSEPEKNSTVDHTLSSNHSGNGEKPVGTDSGTQHPSYIPQLIKAKSAKCFDKRLKTLEELCESDFYLQTMDQLNAIEKTFRGDLCFLYTSQVDRALLSKQKITSFLFESERDDEEEGSSGNFYDPNHTTRHTHVPSNCLGEPLSLESYTTYIERSPNKLVLETMEVPPESSTSDATQETSEDANDAEMKGSFSSDRSIEAFVNLSPGNPDGFSRRNTSVACTVTSFEEQGNVLSVAALGKTSPSLERESDLNHDEVFETGHLVQMDTACCMGQDGFIYEETEPVQECHEDTVVKREPLSLLQRDPGLQVDYVLGEATLTVPSCRMGLVLPELSPSSLSEEMVKMNVEDVSDNSSYTSTSTSSDRAASPFTYGSPVTLKQKKKAGHSALRFIRQYPFAQQAIFCLLSGRTLVVLGADEGTVRKLVNALLIFVPNLGKYGETVQPWLSTSFQLSDLQRWKLIGLQSMTVLLFTK
- the smcr8a gene encoding guanine nucleotide exchange protein smcr8a isoform X1, whose translation is MIGSPDVVAFTKDDDFGDAYTDPYLVPEEFSVPLFPHVNANPWLKTSYAKFSKDFILISEFSEQVGPQPLLTIPDDPKVCGTFDLNYFSLRIMSVDYQASFVGHPPGTSYPKLNFVEDSKVVLGDSKEGAFAYVHHLTLYDLEARGFVRPFCMAYISADERKIMQQFRLLSSGFSRASECLKSGNRKAFANELENKLSDLEYTRSVLHKETELQKTNSGCYSTQVIEKANELANVEKSIYEHKDLLRQITSYPNSRRRDPDQVQSEPEKNSTVDHTLSSNHSGNGEKPVGTDSGTQHPSYIPQLIKAKSAKCFDKRLKTLEELCESDFYLQTMDQLNAIEKTFRGDLCFLYTSQVDRALLSKQKITSFLFESERDDEEEGSSGNFYDPNHTTRHTHVPSNCLGEPLSLESYTTYIERSPNKLVLETMEVPPESSTSDATQETSEDANDAEMKGSFSSDRSIEAFVNLSPGNPDGFSRRNTSVACTVTSFEEQGNVLSVAALGKTSPSLERESDLNHDEVFETGHLVQMDTACCMGQDGFIYEETEPVQECHEDTVVKREPLSLLQRDPGLQVDYVLGEATLTVPSCRMGLVLPELSPSSLSEEMVKMNVEDVSDNSSYTSTSTSSDRAASPFTYGSPVTLKQKKKAGHSALRFIRQYPFAQQAIFCLLSGRTLVVLGADEGTVRKLVNALLIFVPNLGKYGETVQPWLSTSFQLSDLQRWKLIGLQRGVSPAGSSLLHSLSRYSRYIGILDCDNKTLRCPAYKGTLIGHVADHRTQIKRGSTYYLHVQTILTQLTAKAFLYTFCHHLHLPISTDQDANAVVLRRTNFLLQLGYTEEESKIIRFLSELIKQHYLQGPLKGASQSYFSFSYTTSYLYKI